Proteins co-encoded in one Spirosoma endbachense genomic window:
- a CDS encoding Hsp70 family protein: MATISCGIDFGTSNTSVAIDNNGEISLVPVEQGSVTIPSAIFFQSIDNKPFFGRTAVNLFFDRKSGRFMRSLKRVLGTSLMKHGTIVNGTSMNFATIITAFLRHVKAKADAAAGQEIEHVVMGRPVHFVDNDPMADAQAQAELKAIAQRIGFKYIDFQFEPIAAAFAHEAKLNGEKLAIVADLGGGTSDFTVIRLSNKAIHKTDRSSDILANTGIRVGGNDFDKDLSLAAIMPELGYRSRYGDKYLEVPLKPYHDLAEWSKVNFLYTPKVIMQTRQFLHQSHDKKRYSRLLKVLEDETGHTLLAAAEGAKIALSSQSEHRAAFDFIEDDFLITIKRALFEAAIQDEVEKIAASATQCLREAGVRNEDIDLVILTGGSTEVHSIQAEFKRLFPKAAIADENKLSSVGLGLAYDSQHKFGKSTKHTLIAP; encoded by the coding sequence ATGGCAACGATTTCCTGCGGAATAGATTTTGGCACATCGAATACGAGTGTAGCCATCGATAATAACGGTGAAATTAGCCTGGTGCCGGTTGAACAAGGGTCTGTAACCATTCCCAGTGCCATTTTCTTCCAGAGTATCGATAACAAGCCCTTCTTCGGCAGAACGGCCGTCAATCTGTTCTTCGATCGGAAGTCCGGTCGTTTTATGCGAAGTTTAAAGCGGGTTTTGGGTACTTCCCTCATGAAACATGGAACCATCGTTAATGGTACTTCCATGAATTTTGCCACCATCATCACCGCTTTTTTAAGGCATGTTAAAGCGAAAGCGGATGCTGCTGCCGGTCAGGAAATCGAACATGTGGTTATGGGACGCCCTGTTCATTTTGTCGACAATGACCCGATGGCCGATGCGCAGGCTCAGGCCGAACTAAAGGCAATTGCGCAGCGAATCGGCTTTAAATACATCGATTTTCAGTTCGAACCGATTGCTGCGGCCTTTGCGCACGAAGCTAAGTTAAACGGTGAAAAACTGGCGATTGTCGCTGATCTGGGTGGAGGTACATCTGATTTTACGGTGATCAGACTGTCGAATAAAGCCATTCACAAAACGGATCGATCATCCGATATTCTGGCCAATACGGGTATTCGGGTTGGGGGTAATGATTTTGATAAAGATTTAAGCCTGGCGGCTATCATGCCCGAACTGGGGTACCGCAGCCGATACGGTGATAAATACCTGGAAGTTCCATTAAAACCCTATCATGACCTGGCTGAGTGGAGTAAAGTTAATTTTCTGTATACGCCCAAAGTCATCATGCAAACCCGGCAATTTCTGCATCAGTCGCATGATAAAAAGCGGTATAGTCGGCTCCTGAAGGTACTTGAAGATGAAACCGGTCATACACTTCTTGCCGCTGCCGAGGGGGCAAAAATTGCGCTGTCGTCGCAGAGTGAGCACCGGGCCGCGTTTGATTTTATCGAGGACGATTTTTTGATAACGATCAAACGCGCTCTCTTTGAAGCAGCTATTCAGGATGAAGTAGAGAAAATCGCGGCCTCAGCCACCCAGTGCCTCCGGGAGGCCGGTGTCAGAAATGAAGACATTGATCTGGTCATACTTACTGGCGGCTCTACAGAAGTTCACTCCATACAGGCCGAATTCAAGCGACTCTTTCCAAAGGCAGCAATTGCTGATGAAAACAAGCTCTCCAGCGTTGGTCTTGGTCTGGCTTATGATAGTCAGCATAAATTTGGTAAAAGCACAAAGCACACATTGATTGCCCCGTAG
- a CDS encoding glycoside hydrolase family 43 protein, with translation MKVNESLLILVLISVTLTTVFSQNRTPVLRQDVPLDSIRLSDPFILADKATATYYMTGTGGMLWKSKDLKKWTGPVIIAKTDPESWMGKSPMIWAAELHHYNDKYYYFATFTNREVKIDTVAGNVIERRASHVLVSDKAEGPYVPMKDPVYLPADKPTLDGTFWVDKDGKPYMVYCYEWLQNLNGTIEKIELKPDLSGSIGEGKLLFRASESPWSREKSNDKIGPNKVTDGPYLFQTGTGKLGMIWTSWIYDVYTQGVAYSESGTLDGPWIQEKEPITPPNYGHGMLFSTLDGKWLMSLHSHKSSNGRNVRVPHLFEVDFSGNKLVIGKPYIP, from the coding sequence ATGAAGGTTAATGAGTCGTTATTGATCCTGGTTTTGATTAGCGTTACTCTGACCACGGTTTTTTCGCAAAACCGAACGCCTGTGCTAAGGCAGGATGTACCCCTGGATTCTATTCGCCTGAGCGACCCGTTTATCCTGGCCGACAAAGCTACCGCAACGTACTACATGACCGGTACGGGGGGCATGCTGTGGAAAAGCAAAGACCTGAAAAAATGGACAGGCCCAGTCATAATTGCCAAAACTGACCCTGAATCCTGGATGGGAAAGAGCCCGATGATCTGGGCGGCAGAACTGCACCACTACAACGATAAATACTACTATTTTGCCACCTTCACCAACCGGGAGGTGAAAATTGATACGGTCGCCGGGAATGTCATCGAACGCCGGGCCTCCCATGTTTTAGTAAGCGATAAAGCCGAGGGACCCTATGTCCCCATGAAAGACCCGGTCTACCTGCCCGCTGACAAACCTACCTTGGATGGCACATTTTGGGTGGATAAAGATGGTAAGCCTTACATGGTTTATTGTTATGAATGGCTGCAAAACCTGAATGGAACCATTGAAAAAATTGAGCTAAAGCCCGATTTGAGCGGTTCGATCGGTGAAGGAAAACTGCTTTTTCGGGCCAGCGAAAGCCCGTGGAGCCGTGAGAAATCGAATGATAAGATTGGCCCGAATAAAGTGACGGACGGCCCCTATTTATTCCAAACAGGAACCGGAAAGCTTGGCATGATCTGGACCAGCTGGATATACGATGTTTATACACAAGGCGTTGCCTATTCGGAAAGCGGCACGCTGGATGGACCCTGGATACAGGAGAAAGAGCCTATAACCCCGCCCAATTACGGTCATGGAATGTTGTTCTCTACGCTGGATGGCAAGTGGTTGATGTCACTTCATAGTCATAAATCCAGCAACGGCCGTAATGTCCGGGTTCCTCATTTATTTGAAGTAGACTTTTCGGGCAATAAGTTGGTTATCGGTAAGCCCTATATCCCTTAA
- a CDS encoding alginate lyase family protein: MKKNILNLPYSWGMGLGHSRPKSTKITSFVKALPLLLLFFWTSAASVLAQPFVHPGLLHKQADLDRMKAKIAANAQPWKSSWDILAANSHSSLGRAFTNPVPTIIYRGFDGTNAENYASLFRDAASAYATALRWQITGDNAYAEKSIAIMNAWSAALTTISGTSDKFLLAGIQGYQLANAAEIMRTYSGWAPADFARYQNWMLTVFYSMNHDFLVNHNGACISNYWANWDLCNMASMLSIGVLCDRRDIYNEAVDYFKNGAGMGSIKNVVPAIYGDLGQWQESGRDQGHTVLGVALAGSFCEMAWNQGEDLYGYDDNRLLKGFEYIAKYNLGYEVPYTTYSNCIGVVQPIVSEDGRGNIRPVWELVYNHYVNRKGLSAPYTARFAQIVRPEGGGGNFGPNSGGYDQLGYGTLAFSLDEPTKPNNQTITFPAIANKEFGAPDFSPGATASSGLPVVYSSSNPGIASVNADGTIHVSKPGTTTIIAQQMGDSQYNLATIMYQTLTVNPIPGVTDGTWTNTTGITTSTISSTSGSADLTWSGQTFVVGDLVRLTGTVPGGFIANTAYNVVAVTGNKIQLAQRPGGSAVVATSTIANGTGLRFLKWSTATNWSNSIIPGGVQSNATFGATSFSNIGGVTLDGNITVGTLTYAANGTSELHLASGQNGGTLTFQALSGMPTINMINSGSRKLFLGNAINNSRIPMKIAGTQGLKILTPIYGSSGSYAGLRIQAAMDWSGLQGGINLAQGTIELHNTTNSTTDADNVLLPPQRLTMGTDATAVLVFNGANLYTSKQTIGALDGTDAAYIIARNALTNGTSTLVVGADNQDGTFEGTIGSGPTADAADKGRVNLEKTGTGTQTITGAIKNGTTTVAGTPFYSAVTVSNGKLILNGSNEYQGATTVTSGSLVINGSLVSPIRVNGGTLAGTGTSTASVSVGTGSGSGASIAPGNSVGTFTTTGALLVNADATYNLEFNSNQAAFDKLVANGVTINNAALVITDLGNGATLPAGTSYVIVDNTGGSPITGTFNGLAEGSTINAGTAKFQITYQGGTGNDISLTVSQPTGGPLALLTPTYNCQTGAFTFRTSGGNGSPIEYYAAPGITGWTTNPNQFVDEGLRTAADAPVITLRARQSGSEEVTLDWNIRAVCPLGPNLPANQAPSLISALTNQSALVNQPFSYSLPVNTFGDPDGDVLSLSATGLPTGLSLSNGIISGIPSSTGVATIIVTATDPGGLHVSSSFQLTVSDAASGPLTLLAPDYSCQTGAFTFRTSGGDGSLIEYYAVPGITGWTTNPNQFVDQEMRTAADAPVLTLRARQNGREVTLDWNIRAVCPVGSRIGTTEIQTPLVVTVLGNPIATERAEVEIHGASGQSVNILLTDLAGSQLLEQHIDQATAIQRQVIPLNRKAGVYLLRVSTAAKRAVVKLIKP, translated from the coding sequence ATGAAAAAAAACATACTCAACCTACCCTATTCATGGGGTATGGGTTTGGGGCACTCACGCCCTAAAAGCACTAAAATCACTTCATTTGTAAAAGCACTACCGCTCCTTCTGCTGTTTTTCTGGACATCAGCCGCATCAGTTCTGGCCCAGCCATTTGTGCATCCGGGCTTACTTCATAAACAGGCCGATCTGGATCGGATGAAAGCCAAAATTGCAGCCAATGCGCAGCCCTGGAAATCGAGCTGGGACATTCTGGCGGCTAACTCGCACTCGTCGCTCGGTCGGGCCTTTACCAATCCGGTACCTACCATCATTTACCGTGGTTTTGATGGCACGAACGCCGAGAATTACGCGTCGCTGTTTCGGGATGCTGCGTCGGCGTATGCAACGGCTTTACGCTGGCAAATCACAGGTGACAACGCCTATGCCGAGAAATCAATTGCGATCATGAACGCCTGGTCGGCTGCCTTAACAACCATCAGCGGTACATCGGATAAATTCCTGCTGGCGGGTATACAGGGGTATCAACTGGCGAATGCGGCTGAGATCATGCGGACCTACAGCGGCTGGGCTCCCGCCGATTTCGCCCGGTATCAGAACTGGATGCTGACCGTTTTTTACTCGATGAACCACGACTTTCTGGTCAATCACAATGGGGCCTGCATCAGCAATTACTGGGCAAACTGGGATTTGTGTAACATGGCCTCCATGCTCAGTATCGGTGTACTTTGCGATAGGAGGGACATCTACAACGAAGCGGTTGATTATTTTAAAAATGGAGCCGGTATGGGCTCCATCAAAAACGTAGTTCCGGCTATCTATGGTGATCTGGGCCAGTGGCAGGAGAGTGGTCGCGATCAGGGGCATACCGTACTTGGTGTGGCACTGGCCGGTTCTTTCTGCGAAATGGCCTGGAATCAGGGCGAGGACTTATACGGGTATGACGATAACCGACTCCTGAAAGGATTTGAATACATTGCAAAATACAACTTAGGGTACGAAGTTCCGTATACAACCTACAGCAACTGTATTGGCGTTGTGCAGCCGATTGTATCGGAAGATGGACGGGGGAATATCCGTCCGGTTTGGGAGCTGGTGTATAATCACTACGTTAACCGGAAAGGATTATCGGCACCTTACACCGCCCGCTTTGCGCAGATCGTCCGACCCGAAGGTGGAGGGGGTAATTTTGGTCCCAATAGCGGAGGTTACGACCAGCTGGGGTATGGAACCCTGGCGTTTTCGCTCGATGAACCGACCAAACCCAATAACCAGACCATTACGTTCCCCGCTATTGCAAACAAAGAATTCGGAGCTCCGGATTTCAGTCCCGGTGCAACGGCCAGCTCCGGATTGCCCGTCGTGTATTCCAGTTCGAATCCGGGAATCGCTTCAGTCAATGCCGATGGAACGATCCATGTCTCGAAGCCCGGAACAACAACCATCATTGCGCAACAGATGGGTGATAGTCAGTATAATCTGGCCACGATTATGTATCAAACGCTGACCGTAAATCCAATTCCGGGCGTTACGGACGGAACCTGGACCAACACAACAGGTATCACAACCAGCACCATCTCATCAACCAGTGGCAGTGCCGATTTGACCTGGTCAGGGCAGACCTTCGTTGTGGGTGATCTGGTACGGTTGACGGGTACCGTTCCGGGTGGTTTCATCGCGAATACAGCCTATAACGTAGTGGCGGTTACGGGTAATAAAATCCAGTTGGCGCAACGTCCGGGCGGATCAGCTGTTGTTGCGACTTCGACCATAGCCAATGGAACCGGGCTGCGTTTTCTGAAATGGTCGACGGCGACCAACTGGAGCAATTCGATCATTCCGGGGGGCGTTCAATCCAATGCGACATTCGGGGCTACCAGTTTTTCCAACATCGGGGGCGTCACGCTGGACGGGAACATAACCGTCGGCACCTTGACTTACGCTGCGAATGGAACCTCGGAACTGCATCTGGCCAGTGGACAGAATGGCGGTACATTAACGTTTCAGGCGCTTTCGGGTATGCCGACAATCAACATGATCAACAGCGGTAGCCGGAAGCTCTTTCTGGGTAATGCCATCAACAATTCGAGAATACCGATGAAAATTGCCGGAACGCAGGGTCTGAAAATCCTCACACCCATCTATGGCAGTAGTGGCTCGTATGCAGGCTTACGGATTCAGGCGGCTATGGACTGGAGTGGTTTGCAGGGAGGAATTAACCTGGCGCAGGGTACAATCGAATTACACAACACCACGAATAGCACAACCGATGCGGATAATGTCCTGCTACCGCCACAGCGCTTGACAATGGGTACCGACGCTACGGCTGTTCTGGTATTCAACGGCGCTAATTTATACACCAGCAAGCAAACCATCGGCGCACTCGATGGTACGGATGCGGCCTATATTATCGCCCGTAATGCCCTGACCAACGGCACATCCACTTTAGTTGTCGGTGCTGATAATCAGGACGGTACATTTGAAGGGACAATCGGGTCGGGCCCAACCGCCGATGCTGCCGATAAAGGGCGGGTGAACCTTGAAAAAACGGGCACGGGTACGCAAACCATCACTGGAGCCATAAAAAATGGAACGACGACAGTTGCGGGCACGCCTTTCTACTCGGCAGTAACGGTCAGCAATGGAAAGCTGATTCTGAACGGCTCGAACGAATACCAGGGTGCGACAACGGTAACGAGTGGGTCGCTGGTGATCAATGGTTCGTTAGTAAGTCCAATCCGGGTCAACGGAGGAACGCTGGCAGGAACAGGGACTAGTACCGCTTCTGTCAGCGTAGGAACCGGTTCAGGGAGCGGAGCAAGTATTGCACCCGGAAATTCAGTGGGTACGTTTACAACCACAGGAGCCCTTCTGGTAAACGCCGATGCTACATACAACCTTGAGTTCAATAGCAATCAGGCAGCCTTCGATAAGCTTGTTGCGAACGGTGTAACGATCAACAATGCTGCGTTGGTAATCACCGATTTAGGCAACGGAGCTACGCTTCCGGCAGGCACAAGTTACGTTATTGTTGACAACACCGGCGGATCACCCATAACGGGCACGTTCAATGGTTTGGCCGAAGGGAGTACCATCAATGCAGGAACGGCTAAATTCCAGATTACGTATCAGGGTGGTACAGGCAATGATATTTCGCTGACGGTAAGTCAACCTACGGGAGGGCCTTTAGCCTTATTGACACCGACATACAATTGCCAGACAGGGGCCTTTACATTCAGAACGAGCGGTGGCAATGGCTCACCCATCGAATACTACGCGGCACCCGGCATTACGGGCTGGACGACCAACCCGAATCAGTTCGTTGATGAGGGCTTGCGTACGGCCGCCGATGCACCCGTTATCACGCTGCGCGCTCGCCAAAGTGGATCGGAAGAAGTGACTCTGGACTGGAATATCCGTGCCGTTTGTCCGCTTGGGCCGAACCTGCCAGCCAATCAGGCGCCGAGTCTGATTAGCGCGCTCACCAACCAATCTGCACTCGTAAATCAACCTTTTAGTTACAGCTTACCGGTCAATACCTTTGGTGATCCAGATGGCGATGTGTTGAGTTTGTCGGCAACCGGTTTACCAACAGGACTAAGCTTGTCGAATGGAATCATTTCTGGTATACCCTCTTCTACGGGTGTAGCCACGATCATCGTTACGGCTACCGATCCGGGGGGGCTGCATGTGTCGAGTAGTTTCCAACTTACCGTCAGCGATGCTGCCAGTGGGCCACTGACTTTGCTGGCACCTGATTATAGTTGTCAGACCGGGGCTTTTACGTTCAGAACGAGCGGTGGCGATGGCTCACTGATCGAGTATTATGCGGTGCCCGGTATTACGGGCTGGACAACGAATCCGAACCAGTTTGTCGATCAGGAAATGCGCACGGCCGCCGATGCACCCGTATTGACGCTAAGAGCCCGTCAGAATGGCCGGGAAGTGACCCTGGACTGGAATATCCGGGCTGTTTGTCCGGTTGGTAGCCGAATTGGCACAACGGAGATCCAAACCCCATTGGTCGTGACTGTTTTGGGCAATCCGATCGCTACTGAGCGGGCGGAGGTTGAGATTCATGGAGCTTCGGGACAATCCGTAAACATACTATTGACTGATCTGGCTGGTAGTCAGTTGCTGGAACAACACATTGACCAGGCCACCGCCATACAGCGTCAGGTCATACCGCTAAACCGAAAAGCTGGTGTTTATTTACTGCGGGTCAGTACGGCCGCAAAAAGAGCAGTGGTAAAGTTAATTAAGCCATAA
- a CDS encoding glycoside hydrolase family 88 protein: MRFIPIYCFILLISSQALAQKLTLNVGNQLDYCVAQLKKELPQQTDYTKEPRRIPAGQKSWNTVSVTDWTSGFWPGTLWYSYEYTKDPALKAKAEGFTKSLATVLDKPVLDHDLGFQFYCSYGNGYRLTQNPAYKKTLLRAADSLATLFNPNVGTILSWPRPVPNMEWPQHNTIMDNMINLELLFWASKNGGSKKLYDIAVSHAMTTMKNHFRPDWTSYHVVVYDRKTGRKIKGVTHQGYSDESMWARGQAWAIYGFTMSYRESGKKEFLETAQKTADVFIKNLPADHIPYWDFNAPGVDSPGVDSPDIPNAPRDASAAAVVSSALLELSTLTKDKSLQTKYRAEAEAMLTSLSSASYQSHDVNNAFLLHSTGHKPNNSEIDVSINYADYYYIEALLRLKRLQEGKRL, translated from the coding sequence ATGCGATTCATACCAATTTATTGCTTTATACTACTGATTTCAAGCCAGGCTCTGGCCCAAAAATTAACCCTGAATGTCGGCAATCAGCTTGATTACTGTGTTGCGCAGTTAAAAAAAGAGCTGCCTCAACAGACCGATTATACAAAAGAACCCCGTCGGATACCAGCCGGACAGAAAAGCTGGAATACAGTATCGGTAACCGACTGGACAAGCGGTTTCTGGCCGGGAACGCTTTGGTATAGTTACGAATACACCAAAGATCCGGCTCTCAAAGCAAAGGCTGAAGGCTTTACCAAATCACTGGCAACCGTCCTCGACAAACCCGTTCTCGATCATGATCTGGGCTTCCAGTTCTATTGCAGCTACGGCAACGGTTACCGCCTGACCCAAAATCCGGCCTATAAAAAAACGTTGCTCCGGGCGGCCGATTCACTGGCGACGCTCTTTAATCCAAACGTCGGCACAATTTTATCGTGGCCACGACCCGTGCCCAATATGGAGTGGCCACAGCATAACACAATCATGGACAACATGATCAATCTCGAACTGTTGTTCTGGGCATCGAAAAATGGAGGGAGCAAAAAGCTGTATGACATCGCCGTGAGCCATGCCATGACGACCATGAAAAACCACTTCCGGCCCGACTGGACATCCTATCACGTGGTGGTATATGACCGAAAAACCGGGCGGAAAATTAAAGGAGTAACGCATCAGGGCTATTCCGACGAGTCGATGTGGGCGCGGGGGCAGGCCTGGGCCATTTATGGGTTTACGATGTCGTATCGCGAATCGGGTAAAAAAGAGTTTCTCGAAACAGCCCAGAAAACGGCCGATGTGTTCATCAAAAACCTACCCGCCGATCATATTCCGTACTGGGATTTCAACGCTCCCGGCGTGGACTCGCCCGGCGTGGACTCGCCTGATATTCCGAATGCACCCAGGGATGCCTCGGCTGCGGCAGTGGTTTCGTCGGCGCTCCTCGAACTTTCCACATTGACGAAGGATAAATCCCTCCAAACCAAATACCGAGCCGAAGCCGAGGCCATGCTGACGTCTCTGTCGTCAGCCAGTTACCAGAGCCATGATGTAAACAACGCGTTTCTTTTGCATTCAACGGGTCATAAACCCAACAACTCCGAGATCGATGTGTCGATCAATTATGCTGATTATTACTACATCGAAGCCTTGCTGAGACTGAAGCGATTACAGGAAGGTAAACGGTTGTAG
- a CDS encoding glycoside hydrolase family 97 protein, with amino-acid sequence MRRFIFYALLAGILFTRSVFGQTVANPPSETHLQSPDGKLEVVFAQKETSSGKPNAARRQMTYQVNFQKKPVILESGLGIQVDNHIFEQAMAQKVSSAVGSAGAGWCDNLSIKNVINTQRDTTWKPVYGERSLIRDQYNQIEIQLQKDDNPNYRLSIFIRAYNEGVAIRYFFPEHPQGLYHRVMAENTEFALPADTKAWFTGWAQGPYSLRPLRDWPDMAERPLTLQLPNKLYVSLAEADLTDYALTKYKLLPAKPNTLVTAMYESADLMSDVGTPWRVIMVAEHPGQLLENNDILLNLNPPTTLQNTNWIKPGKVMREVTLTDEGANACIDFAAAHQLQYMLFDWKWYGPAFSFNSDATKVVAKMDLQKIIEYGKQKGVGVILYVNLQALYKQMDEIFPLYKKWGVKGVKFGFVQVGSHRWTTWLTEAKRKAMENGLMVSIHDEYRPTGTSRTYPNVMTQEGIRGNEEFPDATHNTILPFTRYLAGAGDYTICYYDKRLKNTHAHQLAMNVISYSPLQSVFWYDKPAQYGGEPEIEFFEKVPTVWDETKVIHDAIGEYVTIARRSNNDWFVGTISNNDGRNLKVPLDFLPKGKAYTAHIYSDDPTVQTKTQVRVSIKKVKAGQSLDMTLLPKGGQAIWLTPDL; translated from the coding sequence ATGCGACGTTTCATTTTCTATGCCCTGCTTGCCGGGATTTTATTCACCCGATCCGTTTTTGGCCAGACAGTGGCGAATCCGCCATCGGAAACACATCTTCAATCGCCGGATGGTAAGCTGGAGGTCGTGTTCGCGCAGAAGGAAACCAGCTCCGGCAAACCGAACGCGGCCCGACGACAGATGACGTATCAGGTCAATTTTCAGAAGAAACCCGTTATTCTCGAATCGGGGCTGGGTATTCAGGTCGACAACCATATTTTCGAGCAGGCCATGGCTCAGAAAGTATCCAGTGCAGTTGGGTCGGCGGGTGCTGGCTGGTGCGACAACCTGTCCATAAAAAACGTTATCAATACACAGCGCGACACAACCTGGAAACCTGTTTATGGCGAGCGCAGCCTGATTCGTGACCAGTATAACCAGATTGAAATTCAGCTTCAGAAAGATGATAACCCGAACTATCGCCTGAGCATCTTTATCCGTGCCTATAATGAAGGTGTTGCCATCCGATATTTTTTCCCGGAGCACCCGCAGGGGCTATACCATCGGGTAATGGCTGAAAATACCGAATTTGCGCTCCCTGCTGATACCAAAGCCTGGTTTACGGGTTGGGCGCAGGGTCCGTATTCATTACGGCCGTTACGCGACTGGCCGGATATGGCCGAGCGCCCATTGACGCTCCAGTTGCCCAATAAGCTGTACGTAAGTCTGGCAGAAGCGGACCTGACCGATTATGCACTGACAAAGTATAAGTTATTGCCTGCCAAACCGAATACGCTGGTGACTGCAATGTATGAAAGTGCCGATTTGATGTCGGATGTAGGGACACCCTGGCGTGTCATCATGGTAGCCGAACACCCCGGTCAACTCCTCGAAAATAATGACATTCTGTTGAACCTGAACCCGCCGACAACGCTCCAGAACACCAACTGGATTAAGCCGGGAAAGGTCATGCGTGAGGTGACACTCACCGATGAGGGGGCCAATGCCTGCATCGATTTTGCCGCGGCTCACCAGCTACAATACATGCTATTCGACTGGAAATGGTACGGCCCGGCATTCAGTTTCAATTCGGATGCGACAAAAGTAGTGGCCAAAATGGACCTTCAGAAAATTATCGAGTATGGAAAGCAAAAAGGAGTTGGAGTGATCCTGTACGTCAACCTGCAGGCATTGTACAAACAGATGGACGAGATCTTTCCGCTCTATAAAAAGTGGGGCGTAAAGGGCGTAAAGTTTGGGTTTGTGCAGGTCGGATCACACCGCTGGACAACCTGGCTTACTGAAGCGAAACGAAAGGCAATGGAAAATGGCCTGATGGTAAGTATTCACGACGAATACCGACCGACCGGAACCAGCCGAACCTACCCGAACGTGATGACGCAGGAAGGTATTCGAGGCAATGAAGAGTTTCCTGATGCTACACACAATACCATTTTGCCCTTCACGCGGTATCTGGCCGGCGCTGGCGATTATACAATTTGTTATTACGATAAACGGCTAAAAAACACTCATGCTCATCAGCTGGCCATGAATGTTATTTCATATAGTCCACTGCAATCCGTTTTCTGGTACGACAAACCCGCTCAATACGGTGGCGAACCCGAAATAGAGTTCTTCGAGAAAGTCCCGACCGTTTGGGATGAAACGAAAGTGATTCACGATGCCATCGGTGAATACGTTACGATCGCCCGGCGGAGTAATAACGACTGGTTTGTCGGCACGATCAGCAACAACGATGGTCGAAACCTTAAAGTACCGCTCGATTTTCTACCCAAAGGAAAGGCATATACGGCCCATATTTATTCGGACGATCCGACTGTTCAAACCAAAACCCAGGTGCGTGTATCCATCAAAAAGGTAAAAGCCGGACAATCACTGGATATGACGTTGCTCCCGAAAGGCGGGCAGGCAATTTGGCTGACACCAGATCTATAA